Proteins from a single region of Limosilactobacillus fermentum:
- the phoU gene encoding phosphate signaling complex protein PhoU: protein MGVIFDEELKKLRTRFMEMGIDASEQIYKAAKAFTDHDSALAREVLATDAQINDEEISLEKRALKLMALQQPLASDFRKIISILKASNDVERLGDYATHIARSAINFDKKNHNGEIEKEIEKMTEIVRQMLEKVMDAYVYTNEKAAYEVADQDLKVDMIYVTEQKRVLAAMMKNQAAIPALETYMTVIRNLERAGDHIVNLAEWVIYIGAGKLVELNPGKTDPDLVKRKLGEAK, encoded by the coding sequence ATGGGTGTAATTTTTGACGAAGAATTAAAGAAACTGCGGACCCGTTTTATGGAAATGGGGATCGACGCTTCCGAGCAGATTTATAAGGCGGCCAAGGCCTTTACCGATCACGATAGCGCCCTGGCCCGGGAAGTGTTGGCCACGGACGCCCAGATCAATGACGAAGAAATCAGCCTGGAAAAGCGGGCCCTTAAGCTAATGGCCCTGCAACAGCCGTTGGCCAGCGATTTTCGGAAGATCATTTCGATTTTAAAGGCCTCTAACGACGTCGAACGGCTGGGGGATTACGCCACCCACATCGCCCGCTCCGCCATCAACTTCGACAAGAAAAACCACAACGGTGAGATCGAAAAAGAAATTGAAAAGATGACTGAGATTGTGCGCCAGATGCTGGAAAAGGTGATGGACGCTTACGTTTACACCAACGAAAAGGCGGCTTACGAAGTAGCGGACCAGGACTTGAAGGTCGACATGATTTACGTGACCGAACAAAAGCGGGTCTTAGCGGCGATGATGAAAAACCAGGCGGCGATTCCAGCCCTGGAAACCTACATGACCGTTATTCGGAACCTGGAACGGGCCGGCGACCACATCGTTAACCTGGCCGAGTGGGTCATCTACATTGGCGCTGGGAAGTTAGTCGAATTAAATCCCGGCAAGACCGACCCGGACCTGGTTAAGCGTAAGCTAGGTGAAGCTAAGTAG
- the rpsP gene encoding 30S ribosomal protein S16 gives MSVKIRLKRMGSKKRPFYRIVVADSRSPRDGRFITSLGTYNPLTTPKQVKFDEDAVMEWLQKGAQPSDTVRNMLQKAGVMKKYHEAKYAKK, from the coding sequence ATGTCAGTCAAGATTCGTTTAAAGCGGATGGGTTCCAAGAAGCGTCCATTCTACCGGATCGTTGTTGCCGACTCACGTTCACCACGTGATGGTCGCTTCATCACTTCTCTTGGTACTTACAACCCGCTGACCACGCCAAAGCAAGTTAAGTTCGACGAGGACGCTGTGATGGAATGGTTACAAAAGGGTGCGCAACCTTCCGACACTGTTCGCAACATGCTGCAAAAGGCCGGTGTTATGAAGAAGTACCACGAAGCCAAGTACGCTAAGAAGTAA
- a CDS encoding phosphate ABC transporter substrate-binding protein, producing MKKIIGGLGVILVLLLGWGWFSARGNGATITKVTDVGSTALQPLAEAAIPGFNRTNPDVNITVQGGGSGTGLSQVQAGAVDIGSSDVFAAQQNGIDANKLVDHIVAVTGIVPIVNPKLGVDNLSMSQLRDIFAGKITNWKEVGGPDEKITVINRASGSGTRLAFEQVVMDGQETMKAQEQDSNGTVKQIVSNVPGAISYVSSAYLNDQVKALTIDHVIATSENISDNKWKLWSYEHMYTTKHAKKATLDYIKYLQSSDVQSHLVKEARYISIHDMKVQRDANGVVTKIGEK from the coding sequence ATGAAGAAGATCATTGGGGGCCTTGGGGTCATATTGGTGCTCTTGCTCGGTTGGGGCTGGTTTTCCGCCCGGGGCAATGGCGCCACCATCACCAAGGTGACTGACGTGGGATCAACGGCCCTGCAACCCTTGGCAGAAGCGGCGATCCCTGGTTTTAATAGGACCAACCCGGACGTTAACATCACCGTTCAGGGTGGGGGCTCGGGGACCGGCTTATCCCAGGTTCAGGCCGGCGCCGTTGACATCGGGAGCTCCGACGTTTTTGCCGCCCAGCAAAACGGGATTGACGCCAACAAGTTGGTTGACCACATTGTGGCCGTGACCGGGATTGTCCCGATTGTGAACCCTAAATTAGGGGTGGACAACCTATCGATGAGCCAGCTGCGCGATATTTTTGCTGGTAAGATTACTAACTGGAAAGAGGTCGGTGGCCCGGACGAAAAGATCACCGTCATCAACCGGGCCTCCGGTTCCGGGACCCGGCTGGCCTTCGAGCAAGTGGTGATGGACGGGCAGGAAACCATGAAGGCCCAGGAACAAGATTCCAACGGGACGGTTAAGCAAATTGTTTCTAACGTCCCCGGAGCGATTTCCTACGTTTCCTCGGCCTATTTAAATGACCAGGTCAAAGCCCTGACGATTGACCACGTCATCGCCACCAGTGAAAACATCAGCGATAACAAGTGGAAACTGTGGTCTTATGAGCACATGTACACCACTAAACACGCCAAAAAGGCGACCTTGGATTACATCAAGTACCTGCAGTCCAGCGATGTTCAATCCCACTTGGTCAAAGAAGCCCGCTACATCTCGATTCACGATATGAAGGTCCAACGGGATGCTAACGGGGTCGTCACAAAGATAGGAGAGAAGTAA
- a CDS encoding KH domain-containing protein, translating to MKEVDFKGLVVALVAPLVKHPEAVKVEEENTSCYHQFRVTVASTDTGRVIGRQGHVAAALRTIVEGARDKRVNDKKIRLIIHDHRH from the coding sequence ATGAAAGAGGTTGATTTTAAGGGGCTAGTGGTTGCCTTAGTGGCACCGCTAGTGAAACACCCTGAGGCGGTCAAGGTAGAAGAAGAAAATACTTCTTGCTACCATCAGTTCCGGGTGACCGTTGCGTCTACGGATACTGGCCGGGTGATTGGCCGTCAAGGACACGTTGCCGCAGCTTTGCGGACCATTGTCGAAGGGGCTCGTGATAAGCGGGTGAATGACAAGAAAATTCGGCTGATCATTCATGACCACCGTCATTAG
- a CDS encoding putative DNA-binding protein — MELEKNERINALFAFYQPLLTAKQNDYLQLYYADDYSLGEIATEFSVSRQAVYDNIKRTEKILEGYEQKLHLYAEFKARNQQADRIRDYVLSHYPTDQTLRDLIDGMENLEAK, encoded by the coding sequence ATGGAACTCGAAAAAAACGAGCGGATCAACGCCCTCTTCGCCTTTTACCAACCCTTGCTAACGGCCAAGCAAAACGACTACTTGCAGCTTTACTACGCCGACGATTACTCGCTGGGCGAAATTGCCACCGAGTTTTCGGTATCGCGCCAGGCCGTTTACGATAACATTAAGCGGACCGAAAAGATCTTGGAGGGCTACGAGCAAAAGTTACATCTGTACGCGGAGTTTAAAGCCCGCAATCAGCAGGCCGATCGGATCCGTGATTACGTTTTAAGCCACTACCCGACCGATCAGACCCTGAGGGATTTAATTGACGGGATGGAGAACCTGGAAGCGAAGTAA
- the pstB gene encoding phosphate ABC transporter ATP-binding protein PstB encodes MEENIALELKDVSVAYGAEPTVHNVSMKFKKNQVSALIGASGSGKSTLLRSINRMNDGIANVTGQILFHDVDINQPKVNVYKVRQEIGMVFQQPTPFPMSIYENVIYGLRLTGEKDRQVLDQRVEESLKQAALWEEVKDRLKVSALSLSGGQQQRLCIARTLATRPEIILMDEPTSALDPISTTQIEATMMDLKKNYTIIIVTHNMQQASRASDWTAFMHQGKLIEFNQTTEIFMNPHEQATNDYLNGKFG; translated from the coding sequence ATGGAAGAAAACATTGCACTTGAATTAAAGGACGTTTCCGTGGCCTACGGGGCCGAACCGACCGTTCACAACGTCTCAATGAAGTTCAAGAAAAATCAGGTGTCGGCCTTGATCGGGGCCTCGGGGTCTGGGAAGTCGACCCTCTTGCGGAGCATTAACCGGATGAACGATGGGATTGCCAACGTCACCGGGCAAATTCTCTTTCATGACGTCGACATCAACCAACCCAAGGTTAACGTCTACAAGGTCCGCCAAGAGATCGGGATGGTCTTTCAGCAGCCGACCCCGTTCCCGATGTCGATTTACGAAAACGTCATCTACGGCTTGCGTTTGACCGGTGAAAAGGATCGTCAGGTGCTAGACCAGCGGGTCGAAGAGAGTTTAAAGCAGGCCGCCTTGTGGGAAGAAGTTAAGGACCGCTTGAAAGTTAGCGCCCTTTCTCTTTCCGGGGGTCAGCAACAGCGGCTGTGCATCGCCCGGACGCTGGCCACCCGGCCCGAGATCATCTTGATGGACGAACCGACCAGCGCCCTGGACCCGATTTCAACCACCCAGATTGAAGCCACGATGATGGACCTCAAGAAAAACTACACCATCATCATCGTGACTCACAACATGCAACAGGCCTCACGGGCTTCTGACTGGACCGCTTTTATGCACCAAGGAAAGCTGATAGAATTTAACCAAACGACGGAAATCTTTATGAATCCACACGAACAAGCAACCAATGACTACCTCAACGGGAAGTTTGGCTAA
- the pstC gene encoding phosphate ABC transporter permease subunit PstC, protein MNDWEKRLTGPSKETNQERLGRVLTTLSITVIGLLVVTILVFLASKGLSLFFKYGVNVWDFLSGTDWSPKKGFYGALPMIVTSFGVTMMAGVVALPLALMVALAVTEILPATFRKVTQPVIELLVGIPSVVYGFVGLTVIIPVLRQWFGGTGFGMLAATVVLFLMIVPTMVSMTIDTLLAVPESYRMASRGLGATRWQTIYRTILPSATGGVLTAMIFGMARAFGEALAVQMVVGNASIMPTSLMSSAATLTSVLTTGIGNTVMGTAANDALWSLALVLLVMSLFFNLAMRLVNRNKEG, encoded by the coding sequence ATGAACGATTGGGAAAAGCGATTAACTGGTCCCTCCAAGGAAACCAATCAGGAGCGGCTAGGGCGGGTGTTGACGACCCTGTCGATCACCGTGATTGGCTTGCTGGTGGTGACCATCCTGGTCTTTTTAGCTAGCAAGGGGCTGTCCTTATTCTTTAAGTACGGGGTCAACGTGTGGGACTTCTTGTCCGGCACCGATTGGTCACCGAAGAAGGGCTTTTACGGCGCCCTGCCAATGATTGTAACCTCCTTTGGGGTGACGATGATGGCCGGGGTCGTAGCCCTGCCATTAGCCCTGATGGTAGCGTTGGCGGTAACGGAAATTTTGCCAGCCACCTTCCGCAAGGTCACCCAGCCGGTGATTGAACTGTTGGTCGGGATCCCGTCAGTTGTATACGGGTTCGTCGGTTTGACGGTGATCATCCCGGTCTTGCGCCAGTGGTTTGGCGGCACCGGGTTTGGGATGCTAGCGGCCACGGTCGTCTTGTTCTTGATGATCGTCCCGACGATGGTCTCGATGACGATCGACACCCTGCTAGCGGTACCGGAATCCTACCGGATGGCCTCGCGGGGTCTCGGGGCGACCAGGTGGCAGACCATTTACCGGACCATTTTACCGAGCGCGACCGGGGGAGTCTTGACGGCGATGATCTTCGGGATGGCCCGTGCCTTTGGGGAAGCCCTGGCGGTGCAAATGGTGGTCGGGAACGCCTCGATTATGCCAACTAGCCTGATGAGCTCGGCGGCCACCCTGACCTCGGTCTTGACCACCGGGATCGGGAACACGGTCATGGGGACCGCGGCCAACGACGCCCTGTGGTCCCTGGCCCTGGTACTGTTAGTGATGTCACTGTTCTTTAACCTGGCCATGCGCCTGGTCAACCGCAATAAGGAGGGCTAG
- the pstA gene encoding phosphate ABC transporter permease PstA — MNPQKSDRLATGVILFFAAIVSLIVLTLVVYLLAIGLPHVSWHFLTSPASSFTAGGGIRDQLFNSFYLVVLTLIVSVPLSLGAAIYLSEYAPQNRLTNTLRLAIEVLSSLPSVVVGLFGYLVFVLQWKMDFSLLAGALALTIINLPLLTRSCETALSQVPFLQRQAGLGLGMAKWRVTTRIVVPAALPGIMTGAILSAGRIFGEAAALIYTAGQSSINVSYSNWNPFSQTSFLNPMRPAETLAVHIWKLNTEGLIPDATAVSAGAAAVLILAILAFNLLARFAGSLVAKHFRQ, encoded by the coding sequence ATGAACCCACAAAAAAGTGACCGGCTGGCGACCGGCGTGATCCTTTTCTTTGCCGCCATTGTGAGCCTGATCGTGTTAACCCTGGTGGTTTACCTGCTGGCGATTGGGTTGCCCCACGTTTCATGGCACTTCTTGACCAGCCCGGCCAGTTCCTTTACGGCCGGCGGGGGGATTCGCGACCAGCTCTTTAACTCCTTTTACCTGGTCGTCTTAACCCTGATCGTTTCGGTGCCGTTATCCTTGGGGGCGGCCATTTACCTGAGTGAGTACGCGCCGCAAAACCGGCTCACCAATACCCTGCGGTTGGCAATCGAAGTCCTTTCGTCATTGCCATCGGTGGTAGTTGGCTTGTTTGGGTACCTGGTCTTCGTGTTGCAATGGAAGATGGATTTCTCCCTGTTGGCCGGGGCACTCGCTTTGACGATCATTAACTTACCGTTGTTGACCCGTTCGTGTGAAACCGCCCTGTCTCAGGTGCCCTTCTTGCAACGCCAAGCGGGTCTGGGGCTGGGGATGGCCAAGTGGCGGGTGACAACCCGGATCGTGGTGCCAGCTGCCTTGCCGGGGATCATGACCGGGGCGATTTTATCGGCCGGCCGGATCTTCGGGGAGGCCGCCGCTTTAATCTACACGGCCGGGCAGAGCTCGATCAACGTTTCTTACAGCAACTGGAACCCGTTCAGTCAAACGAGTTTTCTAAACCCGATGCGCCCGGCCGAAACCCTAGCCGTCCACATCTGGAAGCTCAACACCGAGGGACTGATTCCAGACGCAACGGCGGTCTCGGCCGGAGCCGCCGCCGTCTTAATCCTAGCCATTTTGGCATTCAACCTCTTGGCCCGCTTCGCCGGTAGCCTGGTTGCTAAGCACTTCCGTCAATAA
- the ftsY gene encoding signal recognition particle-docking protein FtsY, giving the protein MGLFDIFRRKKREEVDQSTEATAPVSAATSPQDQAPVAEASSATTLDQPASEKEETTSAAPVEEAGAETAAPKADDQGEVAPEKDEAVSATPEQAVEAPASAEGSASVAPEEPVEEVAPTVVASAVAEEPAVSEEPAPSDASDVAEEGSDDSASASVAPVTADWVNQIAKPEPTTPASPTEVIEAQEELEQPQKEDHNQAEDEPVPQGEPAAEDETEKKYDQGLEKSRNGFGARLNRFLANFRHVDEDFFDDLEDMLIESDVGYEMAMKLSDSLREEVRLQNAKNKQDVSNVIIEKMVDLYDEAGAGEQTTLTMADQGPTVIMFVGVNGAGKTTTIGKMAARFKGQGKRVLLAAADTFRAGATEQLEVWAQRDGVDIVTGPENSDPAAVVFDAVTKAKKDNYDVLFVDTAGRLQNKVNLMNELAKMKRILTREIPDAPHEVLLVLDATTGQNALTQAKLFKETTDVTGIVLTKLDGTARGGIVLAIRNELHLPVKFVGLGEKVSDLEEFNAQDFVYGLFKGLVTVD; this is encoded by the coding sequence ATGGGATTATTTGATATTTTTCGGCGCAAGAAGCGCGAGGAAGTCGACCAGTCAACCGAAGCAACGGCCCCGGTCAGTGCGGCTACTAGTCCACAAGACCAGGCACCGGTAGCAGAAGCCAGTTCGGCTACGACACTTGACCAGCCAGCATCAGAAAAAGAAGAGACGACCAGCGCGGCGCCGGTAGAGGAAGCGGGCGCAGAAACCGCGGCCCCCAAAGCTGACGACCAAGGGGAAGTGGCACCCGAAAAAGATGAAGCTGTTAGTGCTACACCAGAGCAAGCCGTTGAAGCTCCGGCGTCGGCGGAAGGGTCAGCCAGCGTCGCACCAGAGGAACCGGTAGAAGAAGTGGCCCCAACGGTGGTGGCTAGTGCGGTTGCGGAAGAACCGGCCGTCAGTGAGGAACCAGCGCCAAGTGATGCTAGTGACGTGGCTGAAGAAGGTAGTGACGATTCCGCGTCCGCATCCGTGGCCCCGGTAACGGCGGACTGGGTCAACCAGATCGCCAAACCGGAGCCCACTACCCCGGCTTCACCGACCGAGGTGATTGAGGCCCAAGAAGAACTTGAGCAACCCCAAAAAGAGGATCACAACCAAGCAGAAGACGAGCCGGTGCCACAAGGGGAACCAGCTGCAGAAGACGAAACGGAAAAGAAGTACGACCAGGGGCTGGAAAAGTCACGCAACGGCTTCGGGGCGCGGTTAAACCGTTTCCTGGCGAACTTCCGCCACGTCGATGAAGACTTCTTCGATGACCTCGAAGACATGTTGATCGAATCCGACGTTGGTTACGAAATGGCGATGAAGCTCTCCGATTCCCTGCGCGAAGAGGTCCGGTTGCAAAACGCCAAGAACAAGCAAGACGTGTCCAACGTGATCATCGAAAAGATGGTCGACCTCTACGATGAAGCCGGGGCTGGGGAACAAACTACCCTGACGATGGCCGATCAGGGTCCAACCGTGATCATGTTCGTGGGGGTTAACGGGGCCGGAAAGACGACCACGATTGGGAAGATGGCCGCCCGCTTTAAGGGCCAGGGTAAGCGGGTGCTTTTAGCCGCTGCCGATACCTTCCGGGCCGGGGCTACCGAGCAGTTGGAAGTGTGGGCCCAACGCGACGGGGTTGACATCGTCACCGGGCCGGAAAATAGCGACCCGGCGGCGGTGGTCTTTGACGCCGTGACCAAGGCCAAAAAGGACAATTACGACGTCCTCTTTGTCGACACGGCCGGCCGGTTGCAAAACAAGGTCAACTTAATGAACGAGTTGGCCAAGATGAAGCGAATTTTAACCCGTGAAATTCCGGACGCCCCGCACGAAGTCCTGCTGGTTTTAGACGCCACCACCGGGCAAAACGCCCTGACCCAGGCTAAGTTATTCAAGGAAACGACCGACGTGACTGGGATTGTCTTAACTAAGCTCGACGGGACCGCCCGTGGGGGGATCGTCTTAGCCATCCGTAACGAATTACACCTACCGGTCAAGTTCGTCGGGTTGGGTGAAAAGGTGAGCGACTTAGAAGAATTCAACGCCCAAGACTTCGTTTACGGGCTCTTCAAGGGGCTCGTGACGGTCGATTAG
- a CDS encoding winged helix-turn-helix transcriptional regulator, whose protein sequence is MTKDQTFATDLAHFCHHQHWDLDRVTTATALVVNLEQNSYTGILWDLAATNLDTTIATMTLIRHQQNGPLLVFSPNLDDRQRRKLFRAKVDDVLEKDLAHDVLRPLIEQRCWLYQHATVADEDATTNDDDDEPIIEDRIKIGDWEIDPKKVRVTKAGQEVSLTRKEFQLLAFLADHQGQVLSREQLLDGVWGYDILGSSRIVDIHVSHLRDKLEDDSQKPVHLTTVRGFGYKLE, encoded by the coding sequence ATGACTAAGGATCAAACCTTTGCGACCGATTTAGCCCACTTTTGCCACCACCAGCACTGGGACCTCGACCGGGTCACCACCGCTACCGCCCTGGTGGTTAACCTCGAGCAAAACTCCTACACCGGTATTTTGTGGGACCTGGCTGCCACCAACTTAGACACCACCATCGCCACCATGACCCTGATCCGCCACCAGCAAAACGGCCCGCTGCTGGTTTTCTCACCCAACCTCGATGACCGGCAGCGACGCAAGCTTTTCCGGGCCAAGGTCGACGACGTATTGGAAAAAGACCTCGCCCACGACGTTTTACGACCACTAATCGAACAACGCTGCTGGCTTTACCAACACGCCACGGTAGCCGATGAAGACGCCACCACCAATGATGATGACGATGAACCAATCATTGAAGACCGGATTAAGATCGGCGACTGGGAAATCGATCCAAAAAAAGTCCGGGTCACCAAGGCCGGCCAAGAGGTTAGCCTGACCCGCAAGGAATTTCAACTCTTAGCCTTTTTGGCCGACCACCAGGGCCAAGTCTTGTCCCGCGAGCAACTACTTGACGGGGTTTGGGGCTACGATATCCTGGGGAGCTCACGAATCGTGGACATCCACGTTTCCCACCTCCGCGACAAACTGGAGGACGATTCGCAAAAGCCCGTCCACCTAACGACCGTCCGCGGCTTTGGCTATAAACTGGAATAA
- the rimM gene encoding ribosome maturation factor RimM (Essential for efficient processing of 16S rRNA): MELYTVGKIVNTHGIRGEVKVVATTDFVDQRFADGATLYLVKKDQAPVELTVEHARMHKGLVLVKFKQFNNINEVQHFRDAELKVADQDQAELEEGQYYYHQIIGLTAETVDGRVLGKIKEILAPGANDVWVVDREQKTDLLLPVIDDVVKEVDLAGGKVIVELLEGLE; encoded by the coding sequence ATGGAACTCTATACGGTTGGAAAAATCGTTAATACCCACGGCATTCGGGGGGAAGTCAAGGTGGTCGCAACCACCGACTTCGTTGATCAACGCTTTGCCGATGGCGCCACTTTATACCTGGTGAAAAAGGATCAAGCGCCCGTCGAATTGACGGTGGAACACGCCCGAATGCACAAGGGGCTGGTGTTGGTTAAGTTTAAGCAGTTCAATAACATTAACGAAGTCCAACACTTCCGTGACGCCGAGTTAAAGGTGGCGGATCAAGACCAAGCGGAATTAGAAGAGGGGCAGTACTACTACCACCAAATCATCGGCTTGACGGCGGAAACCGTTGACGGCCGGGTGCTGGGGAAGATCAAGGAAATCCTGGCCCCGGGTGCTAACGACGTCTGGGTGGTCGACCGCGAACAAAAGACCGACCTCTTGTTGCCGGTGATCGATGACGTGGTTAAAGAAGTCGACTTAGCTGGTGGCAAGGTGATCGTGGAACTCTTGGAGGGATTGGAATAA
- the trmD gene encoding tRNA (guanosine(37)-N1)-methyltransferase TrmD, translating into MRIDILSLFPDMFDATLGQSIVGRAQDDGFVDIKVTDFRQYTTDKHRHVDDAPFGGGAGMLLQAQPIFDAMDAIEQETKDTYPKGRVILMDPAGRRFDQDFAMELAQEEHLTFICGHYEGYDERIRQLVTDEASLGDYVLTGGELAAMVMVDATVRFVPGVLGNMSSPMGDSFSNGLLEYPQYTRPADFRGMKVPEVLTSGNHEKIREWRMRESLKRTLERRPDLLKNAKLSREQQIILQDLKLDLDPDAPK; encoded by the coding sequence ATGCGGATTGATATTTTAAGCCTCTTCCCGGACATGTTTGACGCTACGTTGGGTCAATCGATCGTGGGACGGGCCCAAGACGATGGCTTTGTTGATATTAAGGTGACTGATTTTCGCCAGTACACCACCGATAAGCACCGTCACGTTGACGATGCCCCCTTTGGTGGGGGCGCCGGGATGCTTTTGCAAGCTCAGCCAATCTTTGACGCCATGGACGCCATTGAACAAGAAACCAAGGACACTTATCCCAAGGGCCGCGTGATCCTGATGGACCCGGCCGGGCGGCGCTTTGACCAGGACTTTGCCATGGAACTGGCCCAAGAAGAACACCTGACCTTTATTTGCGGTCACTATGAGGGCTATGACGAACGAATCCGCCAGCTGGTGACCGACGAGGCCTCCTTGGGGGATTACGTTTTGACCGGGGGTGAATTGGCCGCCATGGTGATGGTGGACGCCACCGTCCGCTTTGTTCCCGGGGTGTTGGGGAACATGTCTTCTCCGATGGGCGACTCGTTTTCCAACGGGCTGCTCGAATACCCGCAGTATACCCGTCCGGCTGACTTCCGGGGGATGAAGGTGCCGGAGGTCTTGACCAGCGGTAACCACGAAAAGATTCGGGAGTGGCGGATGCGTGAATCATTGAAACGAACGCTAGAACGGCGCCCCGATTTATTAAAAAACGCCAAGCTGAGTCGGGAACAACAGATCATCTTGCAAGACCTCAAGCTCGACTTGGATCCGGACGCACCGAAGTAG
- the ffh gene encoding signal recognition particle protein gives MAFEGLTERLQKAMEKLRRKPKVTEADLRETMREIRLALLEADVNFKVVKDFVKTVREKAAGAEVLKGLNPAQQIVKIVNDELTEMMGETATPLNKSAHIPTVIMMVGLQGAGKTTTAGKLAKRLKKEENARPLFIAADVYRPAAITQLQQVAASIDVPVFEMGTDVDPVEIVRQGMEVAKEKHNDYVIIDTAGRLQIDEQLMEELAKIKELAKPDEILLVVDAMTGQNAVNTAQGFDDQLDITGVVLTKLDGDTRGGAAMSIRAVTGKPIKFVGEGEKMDNLDVFHPDRMASRILGMGDMMTLIEKAQENFDQEQATQAMAKMKENSFDFNDFLDQMDQITKMGPLEDLLKMMPGMANNPALQNINLDPKQFAHIKAIIYSMTPEERENPDMMNPSRRRRLAAGSGRPIVEVNRMIKQFNQMRKMMRQVTNGNLSGMENLMGGQMPGGRLGKLAMNRMARQMKKNKKKRLKKKKR, from the coding sequence ATGGCATTTGAAGGTTTAACGGAACGCCTGCAAAAGGCAATGGAAAAACTGCGGCGTAAGCCCAAGGTGACCGAAGCCGATTTACGCGAAACGATGCGTGAAATCCGGCTCGCCCTGCTGGAAGCCGACGTTAACTTTAAGGTCGTTAAAGACTTCGTCAAGACGGTGCGCGAAAAGGCTGCCGGCGCGGAGGTTTTAAAGGGCTTAAATCCGGCTCAGCAAATCGTCAAGATCGTTAACGATGAACTGACCGAAATGATGGGTGAAACGGCAACACCCCTCAATAAATCCGCCCACATCCCGACCGTCATCATGATGGTCGGGCTGCAAGGGGCCGGGAAGACGACGACGGCCGGTAAGTTGGCCAAGCGCCTTAAAAAAGAAGAAAACGCCCGCCCACTCTTCATTGCGGCCGACGTTTACCGGCCAGCCGCCATTACCCAGTTGCAACAAGTGGCCGCTAGCATTGACGTGCCGGTCTTTGAAATGGGGACCGACGTCGATCCGGTCGAAATCGTGCGCCAGGGGATGGAAGTCGCTAAGGAAAAGCACAACGACTACGTGATCATTGATACGGCCGGGCGCCTGCAAATCGATGAACAACTGATGGAAGAACTGGCTAAGATCAAGGAACTCGCTAAGCCAGACGAAATCCTCCTGGTGGTCGACGCCATGACCGGGCAAAACGCCGTCAATACTGCCCAAGGGTTTGACGACCAGTTAGACATCACTGGGGTAGTCTTGACCAAGTTGGATGGGGACACCCGTGGTGGGGCCGCCATGTCCATCCGGGCCGTCACCGGTAAGCCAATTAAGTTTGTCGGTGAAGGGGAAAAGATGGACAACTTGGACGTCTTCCATCCAGACCGGATGGCCTCCCGGATCCTGGGGATGGGGGACATGATGACCCTGATCGAAAAGGCCCAGGAAAACTTTGACCAGGAACAAGCCACCCAGGCGATGGCTAAGATGAAGGAAAATTCCTTTGATTTCAACGACTTCTTGGACCAAATGGACCAGATCACTAAGATGGGACCGCTGGAAGACCTCTTGAAAATGATGCCGGGGATGGCCAACAACCCGGCCTTACAAAACATCAACCTGGACCCGAAGCAGTTCGCCCACATCAAGGCGATTATCTACTCGATGACCCCCGAGGAACGGGAAAACCCGGACATGATGAACCCAAGCCGGCGCCGGCGGTTAGCAGCCGGGTCCGGGCGGCCAATCGTTGAAGTCAACCGGATGATCAAGCAGTTTAATCAAATGCGCAAGATGATGCGCCAGGTCACCAACGGGAACCTCAGCGGGATGGAAAACCTGATGGGCGGCCAGATGCCAGGCGGTCGCCTCGGTAAGTTGGCGATGAACCGGATGGCCCGGCAAATGAAGAAGAATAAAAAGAAGCGCCTGAAGAAAAAGAAGCGCTAA